A stretch of the Flavobacterium sp. 5 genome encodes the following:
- the arfB gene encoding alternative ribosome rescue aminoacyl-tRNA hydrolase ArfB, with protein sequence MDIQTIFSEVKYKAVRSSGAGGQNVNKVSSKVVLNFDLRNSQAFSEEEKLLLETNLQNRLTSDLVLILNCDEDRSQLKNKEIVTKRFLDILKKGLYVPKERKPTKIPKAVIRKRIKDKKNISEIKQSRRKPNLD encoded by the coding sequence ATGGATATTCAGACGATTTTTTCAGAAGTAAAATATAAAGCGGTAAGAAGCAGTGGTGCTGGAGGACAAAACGTTAATAAAGTTTCGTCTAAGGTAGTGCTGAATTTTGATTTGCGTAATTCTCAAGCATTTTCTGAAGAAGAAAAATTGCTTTTGGAAACTAATTTACAAAATAGATTAACTTCAGATTTAGTTTTGATTTTGAATTGTGATGAAGATAGAAGTCAGCTTAAAAATAAAGAGATAGTTACTAAACGATTTTTGGATATTTTAAAGAAAGGACTATATGTTCCAAAAGAACGTAAGCCTACTAAAATTCCCAAAGCAGTCATTCGAAAACGAATTAAAGACAAAAAAAATATTTCAGAGATTAAACAATCACGTCGAAAACCGAACTTAGACTAA
- the pnuC gene encoding nicotinamide riboside transporter PnuC, whose protein sequence is MFDYLFAQYKGYPIHEVYLELIAVFFGLCSVWYAKKDNILVFPTGLISTFIYAYLLWQWSLLGDSMINVYYFIMSIYGWYHWTRKKDNIDEFPVSVMTNKEKVIGVVIFILTIVFVVVVYLYFDKFTSWYSYLDTILTAIFFVGMWLMAKRKIENWIFWIVGDLLSIPLYLAKGYTFTSFQYIVFTIIAVYGYLEWKKILNSSQNLELHQ, encoded by the coding sequence ATGTTTGATTACTTATTTGCACAGTATAAAGGATATCCTATTCATGAAGTCTATTTAGAGCTTATTGCTGTCTTTTTTGGACTTTGTAGTGTTTGGTATGCTAAGAAAGATAATATTTTGGTTTTTCCAACAGGATTAATAAGTACGTTTATATACGCTTATTTACTTTGGCAATGGAGCCTATTAGGGGATTCCATGATTAATGTATATTATTTTATAATGAGTATTTATGGTTGGTATCATTGGACACGTAAAAAAGATAATATTGATGAGTTTCCAGTATCCGTAATGACTAATAAAGAGAAAGTAATAGGAGTCGTTATTTTTATATTAACTATTGTATTTGTGGTTGTTGTGTATCTTTATTTTGATAAATTTACCAGTTGGTATTCGTATTTGGACACCATATTGACTGCAATATTTTTCGTTGGAATGTGGTTAATGGCTAAAAGAAAAATCGAAAACTGGATTTTTTGGATTGTAGGAGATTTACTTTCGATACCGCTTTATTTGGCAAAAGGATATACCTTTACCAGTTTTCAATATATAGTATTTACAATTATTGCCGTTTACGGTTATTTAGAATGGAAGAAAATCTTGAACAGCTCGCAAAATCTGGAGCTTCACCAATAA
- the ahcY gene encoding adenosylhomocysteinase encodes MSTTTTPYVAFKVKDISLAAWGRKEIELAEAEMPGLMALRAEYKDEQPLAGARIAGCLHMTIQTAVLIETLIALGAEVTWSSCNIFSTQDQAAAAIAAAGIQVYAWKGLDEESFDWCIEQTLFFGEDRKPLNMILDDGGDLTNMVIDRFPELVPGIKGLSEETTTGVHRLYERVKAGTLPMPAININDSVTKSKFDNKYGCKESAVDAVRRATDLMLAGKRVIVCGYGDVGKGTAASFRGAGSIVTVTEIDPICALQAAMDGYEVKKLNTVVGNADIIITTTGNKDIVLGSHFEQMKDKTVVCNIGHFDNEIDMAWLNKTHGASKIEIKPQVDKYTINGKDIIILAEGRLVNLGCATGHPSFVMSNSFTNQTLAQIELFKNSAAYNNEVYMLPKHLDEKVAALHLAKLGVELEVLRDDQAAYIGVEVQGPFKPEYYRY; translated from the coding sequence ATGAGTACAACGACTACGCCTTATGTGGCTTTCAAAGTAAAAGACATTTCTCTAGCGGCTTGGGGAAGAAAAGAAATTGAACTAGCTGAAGCTGAAATGCCAGGTTTAATGGCACTTCGTGCAGAATATAAAGACGAACAGCCTCTTGCTGGTGCTCGTATTGCTGGATGTTTGCACATGACTATTCAAACTGCAGTTTTGATTGAGACTTTGATTGCTCTTGGAGCTGAAGTTACTTGGTCTTCTTGTAACATTTTCTCAACTCAGGATCAGGCTGCTGCTGCTATTGCTGCTGCTGGAATTCAAGTTTATGCTTGGAAAGGTCTTGACGAAGAATCTTTTGACTGGTGTATTGAGCAAACTTTATTCTTTGGTGAAGACAGAAAACCATTGAACATGATTCTTGATGATGGTGGAGATTTAACTAATATGGTTATTGACCGTTTCCCAGAATTGGTTCCTGGAATCAAAGGATTGTCTGAAGAAACTACAACTGGTGTTCACAGACTTTACGAAAGAGTAAAAGCTGGAACTTTACCAATGCCAGCAATCAACATTAATGACTCTGTTACTAAATCTAAATTTGATAACAAATACGGTTGTAAAGAATCTGCAGTTGATGCGGTTCGTCGTGCAACTGACTTAATGTTAGCTGGAAAAAGAGTTATCGTTTGTGGATACGGTGATGTTGGAAAAGGAACTGCTGCTTCTTTTAGAGGTGCTGGATCTATTGTAACTGTTACTGAAATTGACCCAATTTGTGCTTTACAAGCTGCAATGGACGGTTATGAAGTTAAAAAATTAAATACTGTTGTTGGAAATGCTGATATCATCATTACTACTACAGGAAATAAAGATATTGTTCTTGGTTCTCACTTTGAGCAAATGAAAGACAAGACTGTCGTTTGTAACATCGGACACTTTGATAACGAAATTGATATGGCTTGGTTGAACAAAACTCACGGAGCTTCTAAAATCGAAATCAAACCACAAGTTGACAAATATACTATCAACGGAAAAGATATCATCATTTTAGCTGAAGGTCGTTTAGTTAACCTTGGTTGTGCTACAGGTCACCCAAGTTTTGTAATGAGTAACTCATTTACAAACCAAACTTTGGCTCAAATTGAATTGTTCAAAAACAGTGCTGCTTACAACAATGAAGTTTATATGTTACCAAAACATTTAGATGAAAAAGTGGCTGCTTTGCACTTAGCTAAATTAGGTGTTGAATTGGAAGTTTTACGTGACGATCAAGCTGCTTATATCGGTGTTGAAGTTCAAGGACCATTTAAACCAGAATATTATAGATACTAG
- a CDS encoding TonB-dependent receptor: MNHFKLLPITNYGLRKSLNILNFRFSKTLFSFLFILSSFLSFSQEKQQDTLKINQLEEVLLNATRVKDKSPFPFTNITKKELEKNNLGQDLPILLDQLPSVVTTSDAGAGVGYTSIRVRGSDAARVNVTINGIPYNDAESQGTYFVDLPDFASSLEDVQLQRGVGTSTNGSGAFGASLNLKTLKPSTEGFATISNSFGSFGTRKHTLSVSSGIKNGFYATGKLSKIASDGYIDRASSDLKSFYTEAGFIGENTSIKAIVFGGKEKTYQSWYGTPEAVVNGDVDGINAFIARNYSSEAEAYNLLNSGRTYNYYTYDNQTDNYEQYHYQLHFSHKFNDNLSATISGNFTPGKGYYEEFKADDKFKKYFPSSPNGDDTSDVIRRKWAASDFYALVYSLNYNKDKFSFNLGGGYNKYDGSHFGEIIWSQFETPLPYSTKYYESSILKEDTSIYAKGEYQFSDSFIGFADIQFRDVSFKSSGLSSSVAPINVDKKYSFFNPKAGLTYLLNSKNTVYASVAVGNREPNGDDLTKNPTEPKPEQLIDYELGYKIRSEKIVGSVNFYYMDYNDQLVLTGELDDVGNGVRQNVSKSYRAGLELQAGYKISKQLRIDANATFSQNKIKAFDYLVYDTQYDPITYDDVSYSAVVTQYKNTNIAFSPETIVGASLTFSPINNLDFGFISKYVGKQFLDNTSTDSRSMKAYFVNNISVSYKLKPKWIKEIDFNLLVNNVFDEKYVSNGYTYSYYYRPVGSTDDAITENFYYPQAGINFLTGMTLKF, encoded by the coding sequence ATGAACCATTTTAAACTATTACCAATTACGAATTACGGATTACGAAAATCTTTGAACATATTAAATTTTAGATTTTCAAAGACATTATTTTCTTTTCTCTTTATTCTTTCTTCTTTTCTCTCTTTTTCACAAGAAAAACAACAAGACACTTTAAAAATCAATCAGCTAGAGGAAGTATTATTAAATGCTACCAGAGTAAAAGATAAATCTCCTTTTCCTTTTACAAACATTACAAAAAAAGAATTAGAAAAGAATAATCTTGGTCAAGATTTACCGATTTTATTAGATCAATTACCATCTGTAGTTACAACTTCTGATGCTGGTGCAGGCGTCGGTTATACAAGTATAAGGGTGCGTGGAAGCGATGCTGCACGTGTCAATGTTACTATCAATGGAATTCCATATAATGATGCCGAGAGTCAAGGGACTTACTTTGTAGATTTACCAGATTTTGCATCTTCATTAGAAGATGTTCAATTACAACGTGGTGTGGGGACTTCGACTAATGGATCTGGAGCTTTTGGCGCAAGTTTGAATTTAAAAACACTAAAGCCATCTACAGAAGGATTTGCAACGATTTCTAATTCTTTCGGATCATTTGGTACTAGAAAACATACTTTGAGTGTCAGTTCGGGTATAAAAAATGGTTTCTATGCTACAGGGAAATTATCTAAAATTGCGAGCGATGGTTATATTGACAGGGCTTCATCTGATTTAAAATCGTTTTATACCGAAGCAGGTTTTATAGGCGAAAACACTTCTATAAAAGCAATTGTTTTTGGAGGAAAAGAAAAAACATATCAATCTTGGTATGGAACTCCAGAAGCGGTTGTAAATGGAGATGTTGATGGAATTAATGCTTTTATAGCTCGAAATTACAGCTCGGAAGCAGAAGCTTACAATCTTTTAAATTCTGGTAGAACCTATAATTATTATACTTATGATAATCAAACTGATAATTATGAACAATATCATTATCAATTGCATTTTTCGCATAAATTTAATGATAACTTATCAGCTACAATTTCAGGTAATTTCACTCCTGGAAAAGGGTATTATGAAGAATTCAAAGCTGATGATAAATTCAAAAAATATTTTCCATCAAGTCCAAATGGAGATGATACAAGCGATGTAATTCGTAGAAAATGGGCAGCAAGTGATTTTTATGCTTTGGTATATTCGTTAAATTACAACAAAGATAAGTTTAGTTTTAATCTTGGAGGTGGGTATAATAAATATGATGGATCGCATTTTGGTGAAATTATTTGGAGTCAGTTTGAAACACCTTTGCCTTATTCTACTAAATATTACGAAAGCAGTATATTAAAAGAAGATACTAGTATTTATGCAAAAGGAGAATATCAATTTAGTGATAGCTTTATTGGTTTTGCAGACATTCAGTTTAGAGATGTGAGTTTTAAATCTTCTGGATTGTCATCAAGTGTAGCTCCAATAAATGTAGACAAAAAATATTCTTTTTTTAATCCAAAAGCAGGTCTAACTTATCTTTTGAATTCCAAAAATACAGTTTACGCATCAGTAGCTGTAGGGAATCGCGAGCCTAATGGAGATGATCTGACCAAAAATCCAACAGAGCCAAAACCAGAACAACTTATTGACTATGAACTAGGATACAAAATTAGGTCTGAAAAAATTGTTGGATCTGTAAATTTCTATTACATGGATTATAATGATCAATTGGTTCTTACAGGTGAATTAGATGACGTTGGAAATGGGGTTCGTCAAAATGTATCAAAAAGTTATCGTGCAGGATTAGAGTTGCAGGCAGGTTATAAAATATCGAAACAATTGCGAATTGACGCAAATGCTACTTTTAGCCAAAATAAAATCAAGGCTTTTGATTATTTAGTTTATGATACACAGTATGATCCAATCACTTATGACGATGTTTCGTATTCAGCTGTTGTAACTCAATATAAAAATACAAATATTGCTTTTTCGCCAGAAACAATTGTTGGTGCTAGTTTGACTTTTTCACCAATTAATAATTTAGATTTTGGATTCATATCAAAATATGTAGGTAAGCAATTTTTGGATAATACTTCTACAGACAGTCGAAGTATGAAAGCCTATTTTGTAAATAATATTTCGGTGTCTTATAAATTAAAACCAAAATGGATTAAAGAAATAGATTTTAATTTACTGGTAAATAATGTATTTGATGAGAAATATGTTTCAAACGGATATACTTACAGTTATTATTATAGGCCAGTAGGCTCAACTGATGATGCTATAACAGAAAATTTTTATTACCCTCAGGCAGGAATTAATTTCTTGACAGGAATGACACTGAAATTTTAA
- a CDS encoding 4'-phosphopantetheinyl transferase superfamily protein has translation MPLYKTINVSPTTQILVWKVTESFDELLRKVVLKEKTQLRLNGMKSETHQRAFLSVRMLIQELGINDYDLHYDEFGKPYLSDHRYISITHSHNFAAIIVSEETVGIDMELQRDKIIRIADKFIDSEFDYLKSEPIEEYIKKLTVIWGAKEAIFKIRNEKGISFKDHIQVKPFSLTESKTQACLFFDALEKKFEVNYLEVENFTLVYAFEK, from the coding sequence ATGCCTTTATACAAAACCATAAACGTCAGTCCCACAACACAAATCTTAGTTTGGAAAGTAACCGAATCCTTTGATGAGTTATTAAGAAAAGTTGTTTTAAAAGAAAAAACGCAGCTTCGATTAAATGGAATGAAATCCGAAACACATCAGCGTGCCTTTCTGAGTGTACGAATGCTTATTCAAGAATTGGGGATTAATGATTATGATTTGCATTATGATGAATTTGGAAAACCGTATTTAAGTGATCATCGTTATATTTCAATTACTCATTCTCATAATTTTGCTGCGATAATTGTCAGTGAAGAAACTGTAGGAATTGATATGGAATTGCAACGTGACAAAATAATCCGCATTGCCGATAAATTTATCGATTCCGAATTTGATTATTTGAAATCCGAACCAATTGAAGAATATATCAAAAAATTAACTGTGATTTGGGGCGCTAAAGAAGCGATCTTTAAAATTAGAAACGAAAAAGGTATTAGTTTCAAAGACCATATCCAAGTAAAACCTTTTTCTTTAACTGAAAGCAAAACACAAGCCTGTCTTTTTTTTGATGCTTTGGAAAAAAAGTTCGAAGTGAATTATTTAGAAGTTGAGAATTTCACTTTAGTCTATGCTTTCGAAAAATAG
- a CDS encoding geranylgeranylglyceryl/heptaprenylglyceryl phosphate synthase, with amino-acid sequence MITIYNQILQSKKENQKLLAILLDPDKIVWENLEYLIKKIIQSPATHIFIGGSHVQNNILDHLIIALKQKVNLPIVLFPGNPSQISNEADAILFLSLISGRNPDYLIDHQVEAAPILKKTQLEIISTGYMLIESGGETAVERISKTKPLDRNNFDFALATAQAGEMLGNKLIYLEAGSGAKNAVPLEMIKKISNNIEIPLIVGGGIVDFQGIQNAYTAGADLVVIGTAFENDAEFFNSDNKM; translated from the coding sequence ATGATAACAATTTACAATCAAATTCTTCAATCCAAAAAGGAAAACCAAAAATTACTCGCTATTCTTTTAGATCCAGATAAAATCGTTTGGGAGAATTTGGAATATTTAATCAAAAAAATTATTCAATCACCAGCAACACATATTTTTATAGGTGGAAGCCATGTTCAAAATAACATTTTAGATCATTTGATTATTGCTTTAAAACAAAAAGTAAATTTGCCTATTGTTCTTTTTCCTGGAAATCCATCTCAAATTTCGAATGAAGCGGATGCTATTTTATTTCTCTCTTTAATTTCGGGTCGAAATCCAGACTATTTAATAGATCACCAAGTAGAAGCTGCGCCAATTTTGAAGAAAACCCAACTCGAAATTATTTCTACAGGATATATGCTTATAGAAAGCGGAGGAGAAACTGCTGTAGAACGCATCAGTAAAACCAAGCCTTTAGATAGAAATAATTTTGATTTTGCACTTGCAACTGCGCAAGCGGGAGAAATGTTAGGTAATAAATTGATCTATCTTGAAGCGGGAAGTGGAGCAAAAAATGCCGTTCCGCTGGAAATGATAAAAAAAATTTCGAACAATATCGAAATTCCTTTAATAGTTGGAGGAGGAATTGTAGATTTTCAAGGTATTCAAAATGCCTATACTGCAGGAGCTGATTTAGTCGTCATAGGAACAGCGTTTGAAAATGATGCTGAATTTTTTAATTCAGATAATAAAATGTAA
- a CDS encoding patatin-like phospholipase family protein, with protein sequence MILKKTTSIFVLLFLLSIPSILFSQEKKPKVVLVLSGGGAKGVAHIPLLQKLDSLHIVPDLIVGNSMGSIIGGLYAMGYSGDSIEKITKNIDWDKILGGGLSLEKVSVEEKREFERYLAGIGIKDGKLNSVSSILNDQNLREYLSELTFPVYNIKDFDKLSIPFRAMATDLVEGKEVILSKGNLAYAMRASMSLPAVFNPMNYEKTVLVDGGVMNNFPTDIAKQMGADIIIGSDVGGGMEPIEKLNNFATVLMQTSMFPSNIKNPANRALCDILVDHLPNLRFSTADFAKSNEIYDDGKIATAQNLPALIALAEKLKGFPQRTHELPKMVNEFTFDTIVYKNISKENIPLVMARTNIKTNTKYNTKDLIDGINRAMGTNLFDQITYSYFIKEDNKLGLTLYGHEHTKNQLNVSLHYDTYRGVGLILNYTARNVLAESSRLLITADIAEQPKARIDFQKNFGKNKDWWWGSELYGAFLEQEIFIDGKSADNMRYNTFEFNNEFNRNLNSLKSYVGFGLNYIYTELKPKYNSNYNSNPIDNYNFDDIEINVHYISNDMDKVFFATNGTILKTKISRSLLTDVNVSFSDPDLIGVSGVTNGYTKFEFGFEKRMILRKKITGMIGFDANFIFQDKLKSNQNSFSDYGLAANYFFGGIIPSSGSNRFSFPGLHEDELNVTQFMGIRLGAQINPTGKLYLTPHFNIASVGFDNFNEYIGKSFSPKGDWDQNFETSLVMSGGAAISYQSILGPIHFDTSWINNIDKTRLFFSVGLSLNP encoded by the coding sequence ATGATCTTAAAAAAAACTACTTCTATTTTTGTTTTATTGTTTTTACTCAGTATTCCATCAATCCTTTTTTCTCAGGAAAAGAAACCCAAAGTCGTATTAGTACTAAGCGGAGGTGGCGCAAAAGGAGTTGCACATATTCCTCTACTACAAAAACTGGATTCGTTGCACATTGTTCCTGATCTTATCGTTGGAAATAGTATGGGGAGCATCATCGGAGGCTTGTATGCTATGGGATATTCTGGAGATAGTATCGAAAAAATAACCAAAAACATCGATTGGGATAAAATACTTGGAGGAGGTCTATCTCTGGAAAAAGTAAGCGTAGAGGAAAAAAGAGAGTTCGAGCGCTATTTAGCTGGAATTGGAATTAAAGATGGAAAATTAAATAGTGTTAGTTCCATATTAAATGACCAAAATTTAAGAGAATATCTTTCTGAATTGACTTTTCCTGTTTACAATATTAAAGATTTTGATAAACTATCAATACCCTTTCGAGCCATGGCAACCGATTTAGTCGAGGGAAAAGAAGTAATATTAAGCAAAGGGAATCTAGCATATGCTATGAGAGCCAGTATGTCCTTACCCGCTGTTTTTAATCCAATGAATTATGAAAAAACAGTATTGGTTGATGGAGGTGTAATGAATAATTTCCCTACAGACATTGCAAAACAAATGGGAGCTGACATTATAATTGGAAGCGATGTAGGTGGAGGAATGGAGCCTATAGAAAAACTAAACAATTTTGCTACGGTTTTAATGCAAACCAGTATGTTTCCGAGCAATATTAAAAATCCTGCAAACCGAGCGCTTTGTGATATTTTAGTGGATCACCTACCTAATTTACGATTTTCGACAGCTGATTTTGCAAAAAGTAACGAAATATACGACGATGGTAAAATTGCAACAGCGCAAAATTTACCTGCTTTGATAGCATTGGCTGAAAAATTAAAAGGCTTTCCACAACGAACTCACGAGTTACCAAAAATGGTCAACGAATTCACCTTTGACACTATTGTTTATAAAAATATAAGCAAAGAAAACATTCCATTGGTAATGGCCCGAACAAACATCAAAACAAATACAAAATACAATACTAAGGATCTAATTGACGGTATAAACAGAGCCATGGGTACAAATCTTTTTGATCAGATCACTTATAGCTATTTTATAAAAGAGGACAACAAATTAGGGCTAACGTTATACGGACATGAACACACCAAGAATCAATTAAATGTCTCGCTTCACTATGATACTTATAGAGGTGTTGGATTGATTCTGAATTACACTGCTAGAAATGTTCTTGCGGAATCATCCCGTCTTCTAATTACAGCAGATATCGCAGAACAACCAAAAGCCAGAATTGATTTTCAGAAAAATTTTGGAAAAAACAAAGACTGGTGGTGGGGATCAGAACTTTATGGTGCCTTCTTAGAACAAGAAATCTTTATAGATGGTAAATCAGCAGATAATATGCGCTACAACACTTTTGAATTTAACAATGAGTTTAACAGAAATTTAAATTCACTTAAAAGTTACGTTGGCTTTGGTTTAAACTACATCTACACAGAATTAAAACCAAAATATAATAGCAATTATAATAGTAATCCAATAGACAATTATAATTTCGATGACATAGAAATAAATGTGCATTACATAAGCAATGACATGGACAAAGTTTTTTTTGCTACCAATGGAACCATTTTAAAAACCAAAATAAGCCGTTCGTTGCTAACAGATGTTAACGTCTCTTTTTCAGATCCAGACTTGATAGGAGTTTCAGGGGTTACAAATGGTTACACAAAATTTGAATTTGGATTTGAAAAGAGAATGATTTTAAGAAAGAAAATAACTGGAATGATTGGATTTGACGCCAATTTCATCTTCCAAGACAAACTAAAAAGTAATCAAAACTCATTTTCAGATTACGGTTTGGCAGCAAATTATTTCTTTGGAGGAATCATTCCAAGTTCTGGTAGTAATCGTTTTTCATTTCCTGGGCTTCATGAAGACGAGCTCAATGTTACACAATTTATGGGAATTAGACTTGGTGCCCAAATAAATCCAACGGGGAAATTATACTTAACCCCGCATTTTAACATTGCTTCGGTTGGCTTTGATAACTTTAACGAATACATCGGTAAATCATTTTCTCCAAAAGGAGATTGGGATCAAAATTTTGAAACTAGTCTTGTAATGTCTGGAGGAGCTGCCATTTCCTATCAATCCATTTTAGGACCTATACACTTTGATACTTCATGGATCAATAATATTGATAAAACGAGATTATTTTTTAGTGTTGGACTCTCTTTAAATCCATAA
- a CDS encoding DUF4301 family protein, producing the protein MEENLEQLAKSGASPIIKIAIFGPESTGKTTLATQLAEYYKTVWVPEFARDYLQEKLDSGRGICDIDDMLPIAYGQTKLENESAIIANKYLFCDTNLLVTKVFSELYYNFCDSLLDKAARAHQYDLFFLTDIDVPWEDDGLRDSPDGRESVFEVFKQSLIDNKKPFITISGDKETRLKKAIAIIEDLTMALQMGFTSVDFLQIYQHGIPLENIKRQLGIFSKGIQKIVLVNPATLNHGILRLSEADFEQKVVFFDANKSKLKLKKFVPASGAATRMFKFLTAFLNEFDLGNETINAYINRKKCTELSLFIVGMDKFPFFAAVDKKLQEIYPDFNVMERDYKNYYFIKTLLSPDYFNFANKPKGVLPFHKYPASIATPVEEHLHECAFYAASNDQSSLHLTVSENHEELFEAIIEKVKNSIETKSKSNIEVSYSFQKKETDTIAVDLKNKPFRDEKGMLVFRPGGHGALIENLNGIDEDVVFVKNIDNVIQNHIHQISFYKKALAGVLLELQYQIFEILEALDSHEITDERIKEISVFLKEQLNIELNDDFYKFRLKNQVIKLKEILNKPIRVCGMVKNEGEPGGGPFWVRGIDGRLTLQIVETSQIDLKNNEQLKLLENATHFNPVDLVCGLKNYKNQKFDLKQFVDPESGFIVHKNHTGIDLKAYELPGLWNGAMANWLTVFVEVPLFTFNPVKTVNDLLKQAHQPL; encoded by the coding sequence ATGGAAGAAAATCTTGAACAGCTCGCAAAATCTGGAGCTTCACCAATAATAAAAATTGCCATCTTTGGCCCAGAGTCTACTGGTAAAACTACTTTAGCGACACAACTCGCCGAGTATTATAAAACAGTTTGGGTCCCTGAGTTCGCGCGGGATTATCTACAGGAAAAATTAGATAGTGGTCGTGGTATTTGCGATATTGATGATATGTTGCCGATTGCTTATGGGCAAACGAAACTGGAAAATGAGAGTGCAATAATTGCGAATAAATACCTTTTTTGTGACACTAATTTGTTAGTAACAAAAGTGTTTTCTGAGTTGTATTATAATTTCTGTGATTCATTATTGGATAAGGCTGCTCGTGCGCATCAGTACGATTTGTTTTTTCTGACTGATATTGATGTGCCTTGGGAAGATGATGGTTTGAGAGATAGTCCAGACGGAAGAGAAAGCGTTTTTGAAGTGTTTAAACAATCCTTGATTGATAATAAAAAACCGTTTATCACTATTTCAGGAGACAAAGAAACTCGTTTGAAAAAGGCTATTGCCATTATAGAAGATTTGACTATGGCTTTGCAAATGGGATTTACTTCCGTCGATTTTTTACAGATTTACCAACATGGTATTCCGCTTGAAAATATAAAAAGACAACTTGGTATTTTCAGCAAAGGAATTCAGAAAATTGTATTAGTTAATCCTGCTACCTTAAATCATGGAATTCTAAGATTATCGGAGGCTGATTTTGAGCAAAAAGTCGTTTTTTTTGATGCCAATAAATCAAAATTAAAGTTGAAGAAATTTGTACCTGCTTCTGGCGCTGCTACAAGAATGTTTAAGTTTTTAACTGCTTTTTTGAATGAATTTGATTTAGGAAATGAAACGATTAACGCTTACATCAACCGAAAAAAATGTACTGAATTGTCGCTGTTTATTGTTGGGATGGATAAATTTCCTTTTTTTGCAGCAGTAGATAAAAAATTACAGGAAATATATCCCGATTTTAATGTAATGGAGCGTGATTATAAAAACTACTATTTTATAAAAACACTTTTGTCTCCTGACTACTTTAACTTTGCTAATAAGCCTAAAGGAGTTTTGCCGTTTCATAAATATCCTGCTTCAATTGCTACTCCCGTTGAAGAACATTTGCATGAGTGTGCTTTTTATGCAGCCTCTAATGATCAATCTAGTTTACATTTAACGGTTTCTGAAAATCATGAAGAGTTGTTCGAAGCAATTATTGAAAAAGTAAAAAATAGTATTGAGACAAAATCAAAATCAAATATTGAAGTTAGCTACTCATTTCAAAAAAAAGAAACAGATACTATTGCTGTAGATTTGAAAAATAAACCTTTTCGAGATGAAAAAGGAATGTTGGTTTTTCGACCTGGAGGGCATGGTGCTTTGATAGAGAATCTAAATGGAATAGATGAAGATGTTGTTTTTGTTAAAAATATAGACAATGTTATTCAAAATCATATTCATCAAATTTCTTTTTATAAAAAGGCTTTGGCAGGGGTGTTGTTGGAGTTACAATATCAAATTTTTGAGATTTTGGAAGCTTTGGATAGTCACGAAATAACAGATGAAAGAATAAAAGAAATTTCGGTTTTTCTTAAAGAGCAATTGAATATCGAATTGAATGATGATTTTTATAAATTCAGGCTTAAAAATCAAGTCATTAAATTAAAAGAAATACTGAATAAACCCATTCGTGTTTGCGGAATGGTGAAAAATGAAGGAGAACCTGGTGGCGGACCATTTTGGGTTAGAGGGATTGATGGCAGATTAACATTACAAATTGTAGAAACCTCGCAAATTGATTTGAAGAATAATGAGCAATTGAAATTGCTGGAAAATGCAACTCATTTTAATCCAGTAGATTTAGTTTGCGGATTAAAAAATTATAAAAATCAAAAGTTTGATTTGAAACAGTTTGTAGATCCGGAAAGTGGTTTTATTGTACATAAAAATCATACAGGAATTGATTTAAAAGCCTATGAACTTCCAGGTTTGTGGAATGGAGCTATGGCAAATTGGTTAACTGTTTTTGTTGAAGTTCCTTTGTTTACTTTTAATCCTGTGAAAACAGTAAATGATTTATTAAAGCAAGCTCATCAACCATTATAA